TAAAGACATCAGCTCATcccaaagaaagaaatatatatacacttctTAAATTCTACCATAAACAAACATATACAACTGGAAATTTTTTGGAACCTTGGTCTTTTTATATGATGTCTGAATTGCATGTGCAATTGTGTGCTCCTCATGCCGCTCTATGTAATGGAGATTCTGAAAGCACTTCTCATATGCCTGTGGCAACAGATCAGTAACATATTAGCATATATGGATGTGATAGTCCATTCCTAACATACATAAAAGTAGTTGCTCATTTTATCAGATATCGTCGTAGCATTTAAGATTCTTAGATCAAGTATGCATTTTCTTATACAGTTATGAGTTTAAAATGCATACTGAATTGAAgctgaatattcaaaataaccTGCAGCACAAATTAGTAGATCATACAAATTCATCTAGCAGCAAAAAGTTTCAAGTTGAGTTCTGGACACTTGCATGAGAACAATGGTTCAATTCTCTACTTATACTTCATGGTTAAACAAAATAGCATCAATTTGATACCTTTTGAAGGGCAACAGGAATTGCGGGACCCTTTGCTTTAGCAAAACCAACAACACCATGATAGTTTCCACAAGCAAGCATTGCAGTGTACTTCACAACTTGCCCACCCTGTCTCATTCATCAGTCATTTTTGTTAAACAATAGATCAATGAGTAAAGAAAGAGGCAATACTAGGGAGACATTACCTTTGTGACCTTACAGGTTCTGTTGACATCAATAAGCTTCACATCAAAACCCTGCCACCATTGAGGACAGACCATGTTcagtaaattaatttgatggcacataaatatgtataaaggGACTAGAATTCCCATGAACTAGAAAGTAAGTGATGAGAATTAGGACTACAGTGAAGAATATCACAATCTGATTGGGTTTGAGATTGCAGATCGCCAACGTGgttaaaatgatgaaaattatgCTTCACTAAACAAGGATCACTGTCCATCTAACACCAGAAGTTACATCCCCAGAGTCATATGACATATGGGTGATGGCATTGAAATTActtggtatttttttaacacagTATAACCAGATTGTGACCTAGTTCATACTATTATTCATCACGAAAGCGCCAGCAATTGAGTCACCATCGATAGACGTCAGAGGCAGAGCTGTGCTCTAGGGCgcacaaaataatttctattaattcgAAAACTAAATGATATAATGGGTTCAGGATGGCGATTGTTTTGTGGTTGATTAAGATGGTGTTGGTGGAAAATATGgggatgaaaaagaaaacagtcAACAGCAAGAATTGCCTATCTCAAAGAGGATGCTGCTTGCTAATGTGACTGTGACTTGTAAATGAGTGTACCCTTCTAATCATCTCTTGCCATATGTCtctgttttttgtttcattttctgcCCACAGAAAAGGAAATTTATGGGCTCGGTTTCATGCATTTCTTTTAACAAATAGGCTTGGACTACTCTTTAACTTTGACAAGTGCGAATAGTCTTAGACAACTTGGACTAGCATATCAAATATGGAAATAATGGACCAATTTGGCAATAAATACagcaaaacaaaacaaacgCCAAAATAGAACATGAAGACCCCATCGCATTTTTAACATgatgtaatttaaataagaaggCAGCCATCAGTAATATTGCTAATCATGAGATGAAAGGCTAGCTGAGGCAACAAAATGATAAATGCGCATACTTACTTTCCTATAGAGAGGCTTTCTCTTCTGCTCAGTCAATGAGTTCCTCTCCTCAGCAAGATCTCTAATTTCCTCCTCCAATAGTTTTCCCTTCTTTCCAAAAGTATGATCCAACTCTGCCAGTTTCTGCTCAAGTTTTTTATCCAACTCATTGAGCTTTTCCAACAATATATTATCCTTCTCTTTCAGATCATCAAACTCTAAGTCGTCAGCATCCCTTTCACCTCGTGTAGTTTCTTGCTCCTTCTCCAAGTCGGCATGCTCCACATGATCAACAGAAGATCCAACTTGTTCATGCTGAATGACCCCATAATTGGCCGGATCATTAGGATCAAAAGCATCCTTCCACTCCACCATCCTTAATGCTCTATTCAACTTCACCTGAAGaagaaatttttctttacCTTCAGCTACTTTTAGTCTATTCATCAACTCACCAATCACCCTATATTCTGGCCTCAGCTGAAAATGCTTCTCCTCAAACTTGTCAATTCTTTTCATCCATTTGAATGCATCATCAAGGGTCTCTGCTCAATTTTATAGAGTCAAATAGGTATACAATTGGATAACAAAGGATCAAACAATTAAGAGAATACATAAAATTGCAACGCAATGTCCTATCACCTCTGATGGTTCATGTTAACTCCTATCAGAGGGTAAGGTCAAATGTAGAACAAAGAATCCGTGGTAGCATATACATTGTTTCAGCTGCCAGTACTTAATTTTTAAGGAAATCTAAATCGTGTAATGACACTCTGCAAAGAGGAATAAATTACTCCATCCCCAGAGAACAATCGTGTAATGGACTCTTCGAGCTTATCCTTTAACCAAATTTACCATGCAATTGTATTCCCAAGGAACCGTAAAGTTGCATTTAGCACACTTAAATCAACTTCTTCTGCGTGATTCTCTAATGCAGCATTTGAATCACAAAAATTGTTGAGAGGAAAAGGAAAGGGAGAAACAAATTGTCAAAAACGTAACAAGTTCATCATGAAGTGAGAAACACTCTTTGCTTAANNNNNNNNNNGAATCCAAGATTCAGAATCAAACATAGCATAAATGTACATATTAGTATAAccaataaaacaacaaattactCTGAATAACCTTGGGCTTCAAAACTCAAGCAAGGATACCAGCATGTAAAACCAAAGTGCAAAGATAAACATCTTAAAATAGGCCACGATCATAGTTTAAGCATCAGATTTTGCAGTTCTCTACCTCGTCAATCGTCATTACCAGCATTTCTTTCATCTTCACCGTTTCTTCCATTAACACATCAAAGACATGTAACTAAATCACAGGATGAATGCTaaatcacacacacaaagaGCCAAAACGGTATGCAAGATGTTCGATGAAAGCACAAACCAGCCTTAGTGAAGTTATCAAGCAGCTCCTCATGCTTCTTGAACTTCTTCTCAAACTGATCAATCAATTTATTCTCAGCCTCCTTGGAAAACCTATCATCATCATCGGAATCGGAATCAGTCTGCTCCTCGTACCGATTCAAATCACGCGGTTCACCTTTAGCTTTCTCCTTCTCCAATTTCTCAATAAGCGGACCAACGCCCATGTAATCCTCTTCCTCTTCAGCATCGAGGTCTGCAGTATCAAGCCCCGCTTTGATCCTCTCCTCCCTCTCGCGCGCCCTCTCTTGCTGCACTTGATAAGTGAGATCTTGCAATGCCCGCGCTTCGGCGGCCAAACGAGAGTTCAGAGGTAAATCCGAGAAATTGACACTGTAGTTTCTGATGGTATGTGCGGTGAAAAGAGGATTTGAGACAGTGTGAGTCGATAGAAGTGGATGGCAAAGGTACTTGGGAGATGTGGAATGAACGCGCTGGCGAAGAAGGAAGAGGCGAGTGAAGACTGTCGATTTCCGCATTGTGGTGGTGGCGGTGGCGGTCGACGGGGACCGGTGAGGAAGTGAGAAATTGCTAGGGTTTTTAGGGGTTTTAgtggtgaaaatataaataaaaatcgtatggaaaaaattctaaaattagataatttaatacGTACAATCTATTCtgtaaataaagaaagagcacttcattttggtatattaacttttattttttaatatttaattagttttttttttttattttcttatgaatttttcatttctttctcaatttCCACATCTTTTCtcctccttttattttttttaattattttctcatgctttgtactttttaatattttattaatctaattaatatatttttaaattttaaattaattatacacacaCTGAGTATGCtacatataattgttttattagtaaatttatgaatttttgtttataattttttgcttaaataatattaactccgaagttgtaaaaatataaataaatacaacatttagtgctatttgataaaatttaattttcattatttaagtTTACTATTACTTTATTGTAAAGTTacagtaaatatttaaaaatgaatttagaaCATCATTgttctcaaaaaattataatattgtagACAATCACtttaaagattaatttaaacagTAATTTGACCTTTTCCAAGCACAAcctgtttgtttgtgttttcatcttaagttttgattttgtataaattttcatgtgaaattaatctcatttatattcaaatatagtatatttttaatgaaaatacgtataaacaaatatatttttaatttaattactatttgAAAAACGAAACATAAAACACAAATGAGCATCTTGCATCACTCATGTTAAAACCATCTCAAAGTGCCTACAAAGTGTACAACTTCTAAATTCAAAGGGGAAGAGGCAAGTTGAGGAAGAGCTAGGCTGCCTCTATAACAATTCCCCTGCAGAGTGCACATTCTGCAAAAGAAACAATGTACATATGGAGAGTGGAGCGCATATCATATCAACTGCTATCTACATCAACCACACTCAAGATCCATTTTATCGGCTCCCTCGTCAACGTTCTCATACTCAACTACTTCAGCAGTTTCTACAGTCATCAAAGGTTATATCAATCGGCTTCAAGTTCAGCTCCAAACTTCTCTAATCTATCGGTCTCTTCTTCCAAGTCACGTACCAAAGCATGGTTCACAGATCCGTCATCTATGCTCGCATGTATTTGTTTTCCACCAAACCTGGAAAAATAAAGGTAAAAACAAGGGGAATATCGCACAGGTAATGTCAGAATCATGATATCTCCCATATATGCAGGTCTGTAATGCCAAAGAGATGAAGCGTTTTTTTGGTGTGATAACCATAGGGTATCAAATTTTCGATTAAATGTTCGTCTAACATCCGCAGCTGGAATATTTATGCCATAAAGATTCTCTAAGCTATATTCATATCGACTTgtaatacaaaagaaaaattgaaaaggatGTGAATATTACCATCGACCGTTCATCAACTCTATGCATTTATGGGCATCTTTGCTGTCCTTGAACTTCACCAGGATGACACCCTGCGGATGATTCTCACAGACCTGAGAGGACaatgacaaaagaaaattaatacaacTCAACCCAAAACTGCAACTGCATGGCTGCACTTGGTTCACTATTTTAGTCTGACTTTGTCATGATTACTTTGGAAATTGATGTTTAAGATAAGTAAATGTGTAGGTactgatataaaaaatataccatGATGAAAACATAGATTTCAATATGTATTCACATCAATAGTAGTGAATAAgattttttcatgatattgGGGAAAGATGCTTGAAATATGGCTAACTAGAATAAAATTGCCATACCTTAACAGAATCTAATGGACCAAGCTTTCCACACTCATCACGAACATCCTCCTCTAATTCGGAACGCAAATCCTCCTCAGCCTATAAATGGCAAAGGAATGCTTATGTAGTTTTTCAGGGTATAAGTTATGGTTCAAGAATGTCATACTTCAAGACCTAGACGTATCAAGATAAAAATCACAGCTACCACATGGCAATCACAAGGAATAGGTGCAACACAACAGTTCCCAGAGTACAAACACATTGTAACTACAATTGGTGCTAATTTAACCCCCATAAGCTCATCAAGTCAACAGAACATTGTTcgaattcataattatgttataatcTTGAAATAATGGTATGTTTCTGACCCATACCCATGGCCATCTCTAAAGTTATATAGGTATTCGGAGAAGTGTGTTACCCTCAATTCTGCAGGGGTGAACATGTAACGAAGAATAACAGTTGCTGGAATAGACACCTTTGCGTCATCACGGCCACCTGTTTgatcaaaagaaataattaaaaaaaaaaaagaaaataaacttgcaaAATCATCAACTGAATAAAATGTTGAAACCACATCACGAAAATTGAGACTATGAATGTGCATATTTGTCTCATGCACATGGAGAAATAATAAGCCACATAAAAAGCTCAATATACCCAAATACAGATCCATTTTTTCCCTTACTGAAAATACATTCCTTAACCCCTTGGAGTTTAATTACTCTGTATTCAGACCCCTCTTATGGAAATATTCGGAATTTTGGATCAATCATAAAGAGGTCATTATGGGAAGGCACGCCACTCCATTCATTGAATCACAGGAAATACAAGCATATATTCATTAGTATCAGACTATTTCATGAAGAGGTTGTTTATTTCATGAAAAGGTTGTTTATATCATACTGCACCACCTACCCAAAACAGACATAAGGTCAAAGCTAAATATATTGTagctttttttctaaaattaagaaatgaaGCTTCCATGATATTGCAATATCACTTGTCAGAGGACCTACCCCAGCCCAGCA
This region of Sesamum indicum cultivar Zhongzhi No. 13 linkage group LG4, S_indicum_v1.0, whole genome shotgun sequence genomic DNA includes:
- the LOC105161195 gene encoding golgin subfamily A member 6-like protein 6 (The sequence of the model RefSeq protein was modified relative to this genomic sequence to represent the inferred CDS: added 21 bases not found in genome assembly) gives rise to the protein MCLIVWDSTATATTTMRKSTVFTRLFLLRQRVHSTSPKYLCHPLLSTHTVSNPLFTAHTIRNYSVNFSDLPLNSRLAAEARALQDLTYQVQQERAREREERIKAGLDTADLDAEEEEDYMGVGPLIEKLEKEKAKGEPRDLNRYEEQTDSDSDDDDRFSKEAENKLIDQFEKKFKKHEELLDNFTKAETLDDAFKWMKRIDKFEEKHFQLRPEYRVIGELMNRLKVAEGKEKFLLQVKLNRALRMVEWKDAFDPNDPANYGVIQHEQVGSSVDHVEHADLEKEQETTRGERDADDLEFDDLKEKDNILLEKLNELDKKLEQKLAELDHTFGKKGKLLEEEIRDLAEERNSLTEQKRKPLYRKGFDVKLIDVNRTCKVTKGGQVVKYTAMLACGNYHGVVGFAKAKGPAIPVALQKAYEKCFQNLHYIERHEEHTIAHAIQTSYKKTKVYLWPAPTQTGMKAGRTVQTVLSLAGFKNVKSKVVGSRNPHNTVKALFKALNAIETPKDVQEKFGRTVVESYLL